The Bacillota bacterium genome includes the window CAGGCAGGAGCCTGAGGGGGTTCAACCGGCCTATAGACGCCAAGTTCGGGCCGGACGGAAGCTTGTACGTGGTTGACTTCGGTGTGTTCGAGTGGAATGACCGGACGCCCAGGGCGGTCCGGGGAACCGGCGTCGTCTGGAGGATCTTCCGCCAGCGCTCGGAGTACCATGAGTTTGTTTGCGCCACCATGGCGAAGCTGGAGGCCGCCAGGACCAGACCCTGGAGCCCAGATTACGGGCCATTGCAGGCCCGGCTACGGGCGTACCTGAGTGCCCAGCCGGAGAAGTGGGGCCTTTACTTCAAAGACCTGGCCTCCGGGAAGGCCTTTGGCGTCAATGAGTATGTCGAGATACCGGCTGCCAGCACGGTGAAGGTAGCGGTGGTACTCTACGCCAGCCATCTGGTAGCGGAAGGTAAGCTTTCCTGGGATGAGCAGTTGACCTACTATGCCCAACGGGACTGGCGGGGCGGGGCCGGCACGCTCCAGTTCACGGCCAAGGATGGAGACTCCTTTACCATCAGGGAACTGGCCGAAAAAGCC containing:
- a CDS encoding serine hydrolase encodes the protein GRSLRGFNRPIDAKFGPDGSLYVVDFGVFEWNDRTPRAVRGTGVVWRIFRQRSEYHEFVCATMAKLEAARTRPWSPDYGPLQARLRAYLSAQPEKWGLYFKDLASGKAFGVNEYVEIPAASTVKVAVVLYASHLVAEGKLSWDEQLTYYAQRDWRGGAGTLQFTAKDGDSFTIRELAEKAIRDSDNIAWKMLERRLGKQNIINFMWSIGGENVYPGGQNISTPKDNATYMEAALNFAKQNRDGEKLIFDLAHTVWNTGLNRYITEVPVAHKEGDVTGVADDVGIVFADFPYILSIMSEGHADVEAGFEKIGEISRLVYDYQRSLSQGEAVVMAAAIAKNR